A single window of Microbispora hainanensis DNA harbors:
- a CDS encoding MMPL family transporter, with amino-acid sequence MATLLYRLGRFSFRRRGRVAAVWLLLLVVLGLAAAAFHGPTGDKFAMPGTESQRALDALAKEFPQASGATGTIVVAAPQGRKLDPAEVAPVVKEAAGIPGVVAALDPFKSGAVSADGRYALVQVQFDRGAKDVTEAQRAAYLKAGSSAKGLRVEHGGEVLNAAPEVGGSEGIGVVIAAVVLIVTFGSLVAAGMTLLNALIGVGAGMGGLFALSGLVELTSVTPVLALMLGLAVGIDYSLFITSRYRQFLAEGVAPEEAAGRAVGTAGSAVVFAGATVVIALAGLSVVGIPFLSVMGLAAAGTVAVAVLVALTLLPAFLSYAGARVLPRKQRTGENADAGGRGFGHAGFGHAGFGHTWGRVVTRLRVPILLAGVLGLGALTLPAQDLRLALPDAGTAAPGTPAREAYDLTSEGFGEGFNARLIAVVTAADRAATTAAAGEAAKLIQQTPGVLAVAPPQPNAAGTTALLTIIPKAGPTAAATEDAVHAIRAKVATIGGAEIAVTGATAVGIDVSDKLADAMPVYLLLVVGLSVLLLMLVFRSILVPVKAALGFLLTVGSTFGITVWIFQEGHLAGLLGVDVPGPLVSFLPILLIGILFGLAMDYEVFLVSRMREDYVHGDTPRQATINGMGHNARVVTAAALIMTAVFGGFVFMNDPIIKSMGFALAVGVLVDAFVVRMTLVPAVMSMLGRAAWWLPRVLDRALPDLDVEGERLRHHLTTRAAVEPERALL; translated from the coding sequence GTGGCAACCCTGCTGTACCGGCTGGGCCGGTTCTCCTTCCGCAGACGCGGGCGCGTGGCCGCCGTGTGGCTGCTGCTCCTCGTGGTCCTGGGCCTGGCCGCCGCCGCGTTCCACGGCCCGACCGGCGACAAGTTCGCCATGCCCGGCACCGAGTCGCAGCGGGCGCTGGACGCCCTGGCCAAGGAGTTCCCGCAGGCCAGCGGTGCCACCGGCACCATCGTCGTCGCCGCTCCGCAGGGCCGGAAGCTGGACCCGGCCGAGGTCGCACCGGTGGTCAAGGAGGCCGCCGGCATCCCCGGCGTCGTCGCCGCCCTCGACCCCTTCAAGTCCGGCGCCGTCTCCGCCGACGGCCGCTACGCCCTGGTGCAGGTGCAGTTCGACCGCGGGGCCAAGGACGTCACCGAGGCTCAGCGCGCGGCGTACCTGAAGGCCGGCTCATCGGCCAAGGGGCTGCGGGTCGAGCACGGCGGCGAGGTCCTGAACGCCGCGCCGGAGGTGGGCGGGTCCGAAGGGATCGGCGTCGTGATCGCCGCGGTGGTGCTGATCGTCACCTTCGGCTCGCTGGTCGCCGCCGGGATGACCCTGCTGAACGCGCTGATCGGCGTGGGGGCCGGCATGGGCGGCCTGTTCGCGCTCAGCGGCCTCGTCGAGCTGACCTCCGTCACGCCGGTGCTGGCGCTGATGCTGGGCCTGGCCGTCGGCATCGACTACTCGCTGTTCATCACCTCCCGCTACCGCCAGTTCCTGGCCGAGGGCGTGGCGCCGGAGGAGGCCGCGGGCCGGGCGGTCGGCACGGCCGGATCGGCCGTCGTGTTCGCCGGGGCCACCGTGGTCATCGCGCTCGCCGGTCTGTCGGTGGTCGGCATCCCGTTCCTGAGCGTGATGGGCCTGGCCGCCGCCGGCACCGTGGCCGTCGCCGTGCTGGTCGCCCTCACGCTGCTGCCCGCCTTCCTGTCGTACGCCGGGGCCCGGGTGCTGCCCCGCAAGCAGCGCACCGGCGAAAACGCGGACGCGGGCGGCCGGGGCTTCGGCCACGCCGGCTTCGGACACGCCGGCTTCGGACACACTTGGGGGCGGGTGGTCACCCGGCTGCGCGTGCCGATCCTGCTGGCCGGGGTCCTCGGCCTCGGCGCGCTGACGCTGCCCGCCCAGGACCTGCGGCTGGCCCTGCCCGACGCGGGCACCGCCGCCCCGGGCACTCCGGCTCGCGAGGCGTACGACCTGACCAGCGAGGGGTTCGGCGAGGGCTTCAACGCCCGCCTGATCGCCGTGGTCACCGCCGCCGACCGCGCGGCCACGACGGCCGCCGCCGGGGAGGCCGCCAAGCTGATCCAGCAGACCCCCGGTGTGCTGGCCGTGGCCCCGCCGCAGCCGAACGCCGCGGGCACAACCGCGCTGCTGACCATCATCCCCAAGGCCGGGCCCACCGCCGCGGCCACCGAGGACGCCGTGCACGCCATCCGCGCCAAGGTCGCCACGATCGGCGGCGCGGAGATCGCCGTCACCGGCGCGACGGCGGTGGGCATCGACGTCTCCGACAAGCTCGCCGACGCCATGCCGGTCTACCTGCTGCTGGTGGTCGGCCTGTCGGTGCTGCTGCTCATGCTCGTCTTCCGCTCGATCCTGGTGCCGGTGAAGGCGGCGCTGGGCTTCCTGCTCACCGTCGGATCGACCTTCGGCATCACCGTGTGGATCTTCCAGGAGGGTCACCTGGCCGGTCTGCTGGGCGTGGACGTGCCGGGCCCGCTGGTGAGCTTCCTGCCGATCCTGCTCATCGGCATCCTGTTCGGCCTGGCCATGGACTACGAGGTGTTCCTGGTCTCGCGGATGCGCGAGGACTACGTGCACGGCGACACTCCCCGCCAGGCGACGATCAACGGCATGGGGCACAACGCGCGGGTGGTCACCGCCGCGGCGCTGATCATGACGGCGGTGTTCGGCGGGTTCGTGTTCATGAACGACCCGATCATCAAGTCGATGGGCTTCGCGCTGGCCGTCGGTGTGCTCGTGGACGCCTTCGTGGTCCGGATGACCCTCGTCCCCGCCGTGATGTCCATGCTCGGCCGCGCCGCATGGTGGCTGCCCCGCGTCCTGGACCGGGCGCTTCCCGACCTCGACGTCGAGGGCGAGCGGCTGCGTCACCACCTCACCACCCGCGCCGCCGTCGAGCCGGAGCGCGCCCTGTTGTAG
- a CDS encoding universal stress protein, whose product MIVVGVDGSHAGMEAVCWAAREAALRGVPLRIANAIPAWACSTAQQGPYTDVAAWMRDGAAAVLGAAAERAQAEAPGVPIDTAILAGDPRPALVEAAMEADLLVVGNHGLGGFRGLLLGSVAYGVVGHAPCDVVVVREVPSAPRPEIVVGIDASPACGKVLDFAFAEAALRGTGVRVVHAYSPLEAGGGFAPLPDDFDEEKVEVRMVREAVAGRRELYPDVKIVEEVVRGHPVDVLRQASAGADLLVIGSAGRGGFTGLVLGSVCQAMIHHATGPMAVVRTSASTG is encoded by the coding sequence ATGATCGTCGTGGGTGTCGACGGCTCACACGCCGGCATGGAGGCCGTCTGCTGGGCGGCCCGGGAGGCCGCCCTGCGCGGCGTCCCCTTGCGCATCGCCAACGCCATCCCCGCCTGGGCGTGCTCGACCGCCCAGCAGGGCCCGTACACGGACGTCGCCGCGTGGATGCGCGACGGCGCGGCCGCCGTGCTCGGCGCCGCCGCCGAGCGGGCCCAGGCGGAGGCGCCCGGGGTGCCGATCGACACCGCGATCCTGGCCGGCGACCCGCGCCCGGCGCTCGTCGAGGCTGCCATGGAAGCCGATCTCCTCGTGGTCGGCAACCACGGGCTCGGCGGCTTCCGCGGCCTGCTGCTCGGCTCGGTCGCGTACGGCGTGGTGGGTCACGCCCCGTGCGACGTGGTCGTCGTGCGGGAGGTGCCCTCCGCGCCGCGGCCGGAGATCGTGGTGGGCATCGACGCGTCGCCCGCGTGCGGCAAGGTGCTCGACTTCGCCTTCGCCGAGGCGGCGTTGCGCGGGACCGGCGTGCGGGTGGTGCACGCCTACAGTCCGCTGGAGGCGGGCGGCGGCTTCGCGCCGCTCCCCGACGACTTCGACGAGGAGAAGGTCGAGGTGCGGATGGTCAGGGAGGCCGTCGCCGGCCGCCGTGAGCTCTACCCCGACGTCAAGATCGTCGAGGAGGTCGTCCGGGGACATCCGGTGGACGTGCTGCGGCAGGCGTCGGCGGGCGCCGACCTGCTCGTCATCGGCTCCGCGGGGCGCGGCGGGTTCACCGGCCTCGTCCTCGGGTCGGTCTGCCAGGCCATGATCCACCACGCGACCGGCCCCATGGCCGTCGTCCGCACCTCGGCGTCCACCGGCTGA
- a CDS encoding RNA polymerase-binding protein RbpA encodes MGERALRGTRLGATSYENDRNTDLAPRQEVSYTCPKGHLTTVPLAVEAEIPTTWECRHCGSPALRVDAEQPQQKKAKPPRTHWDMLLERRSIEDLEEVLNERLAILREQRRKSA; translated from the coding sequence ATGGGCGAGCGTGCACTTCGCGGTACCCGGCTCGGCGCGACCAGCTACGAGAACGACCGCAACACCGACCTGGCCCCGCGCCAGGAGGTGTCCTACACGTGCCCGAAGGGCCATCTCACCACCGTTCCGCTCGCCGTCGAGGCCGAGATTCCCACGACCTGGGAGTGCCGTCACTGCGGCAGCCCGGCACTGCGGGTGGACGCTGAGCAGCCTCAGCAGAAGAAGGCGAAGCCCCCGCGGACCCACTGGGACATGCTGCTGGAGCGCCGCTCGATCGAGGACCTCGAAGAGGTGCTGAACGAGCGTCTCGCCATTCTGCGCGAGCAGCGACGCAAGAGCGCGTAG
- a CDS encoding MFS transporter — translation MTAPQVVHEETPGTRRREQRGWYWYDWADSAFQTTVLTVFLGPYLTTIATTAAGGEGGFVAFLGLDLRPKAYFTTMVTISVLLQIVIMPVVGALADHTGRKKQILGVFAYLGVVATLGFYFVSGDAYLLGGALFLIANVTFGAARVVYDSFLPQIAGAEERDEISSRGWGFGYLGGGLLLALNLVIYLFADIETGLAVRISLASAGLWWGAFTLIPMLRLRNRRVPVHEATAVRAVAGSVRQLGRTIADLRRYPRTLLFLAAYLVYNDGVQTVISFSATYADQELGLGQTHQIGAILMVQFIAVGGALGLGRLALRFGTKRTVLASLVVWTVVVGVAYFLQKGSAVQFYAIAFAIAIVMGGTQALSRSMYSLVIPPGREAEYFSLYQISDKGSAFLGSLVLTLALQVTDSYRTAIVSLVVFFVLGFVLLSVVNLPRAIREAGNEVPDHI, via the coding sequence ATGACCGCTCCCCAGGTCGTCCACGAGGAGACCCCCGGCACGCGGCGGCGCGAGCAACGTGGCTGGTACTGGTACGACTGGGCGGACTCCGCGTTCCAGACGACCGTCCTGACCGTCTTCCTCGGGCCGTACCTGACCACGATCGCCACGACCGCGGCGGGCGGCGAGGGCGGCTTCGTGGCGTTCCTCGGCCTCGACCTGCGGCCCAAGGCGTACTTCACCACCATGGTGACGATCTCGGTGCTGCTGCAGATCGTGATCATGCCGGTGGTCGGCGCGCTGGCCGACCACACCGGCCGCAAGAAGCAGATTCTGGGGGTCTTCGCCTACCTGGGCGTGGTGGCCACGCTCGGCTTCTACTTCGTGTCCGGTGACGCCTACCTGCTCGGCGGCGCGCTGTTCCTGATCGCCAACGTGACCTTCGGCGCGGCGCGCGTGGTCTACGACTCCTTCCTGCCGCAGATCGCCGGGGCGGAGGAACGCGACGAGATCTCCAGCAGGGGGTGGGGCTTCGGCTACCTCGGCGGCGGCCTGCTGCTCGCGCTCAACCTGGTGATCTACCTGTTCGCCGACATCGAGACGGGCCTGGCGGTGCGGATCAGCCTGGCGTCGGCGGGCCTGTGGTGGGGCGCGTTCACCCTGATCCCGATGCTGCGCCTGCGCAACCGGCGGGTGCCCGTCCACGAGGCGACCGCGGTGCGGGCCGTGGCGGGCAGCGTCCGCCAGCTCGGCCGTACGATCGCCGACCTGCGGCGCTACCCCCGCACGCTGCTGTTCCTCGCGGCCTACCTGGTCTACAACGACGGCGTGCAGACGGTGATCAGCTTCTCCGCCACGTACGCCGACCAGGAGCTGGGCCTGGGCCAGACGCACCAGATCGGCGCGATCCTGATGGTGCAGTTCATCGCCGTCGGCGGCGCGCTCGGGCTCGGACGGCTCGCGCTGAGGTTCGGGACCAAGCGCACGGTGCTGGCCAGCCTGGTGGTGTGGACGGTCGTCGTGGGCGTGGCCTACTTCCTGCAGAAGGGCTCGGCCGTCCAGTTCTACGCGATCGCCTTCGCCATCGCGATCGTCATGGGCGGCACCCAGGCGCTGTCGCGCTCGATGTACTCCCTGGTGATCCCGCCCGGCCGGGAAGCGGAATACTTCAGCCTCTACCAGATCAGCGACAAGGGGTCGGCGTTCCTCGGGTCGCTGGTGCTCACACTGGCGCTCCAGGTCACCGACAGTTACCGCACCGCGATCGTCTCGCTGGTGGTGTTCTTCGTCCTCGGATTCGTCCTGCTCAGCGTTGTCAACCTTCCCCGGGCCATCCGTGAGGCGGGGAACGAGGTGCCCGACCACATCTGA
- a CDS encoding glycerophosphodiester phosphodiesterase translates to MHRRFAFLDHPGPLAFAHRGGAAEARENTMAAFSRAVELGYTYLETDAHATADGVLLAFHDHTLDRVTDRTGRISRMPYREVREARIGGRHEIPLLEDLLGTWPDVRFNIDVKESAAIAPLAQAIRRTRAYDRVCLTSFSDARLARARRAIDREVCFSLGPRGLAALRTAAMGGGYGRLLSGLARAGVPCAQAPIGFRGLRVTTRALVRTAHAIGMQVHVWTVNDPVTMAHLLDLGVDGIMTDNISGLRDVLKSRGQWHPRPAEP, encoded by the coding sequence GTGCATCGCCGTTTCGCGTTCCTCGACCACCCCGGACCGCTCGCCTTCGCGCATCGAGGCGGAGCGGCGGAGGCCCGCGAGAACACCATGGCCGCCTTCTCCCGGGCGGTCGAGCTCGGCTACACCTACCTGGAGACCGACGCGCACGCGACCGCCGACGGCGTCCTCCTCGCGTTCCACGACCACACCCTCGACCGGGTCACCGACCGCACCGGCCGCATCTCGCGGATGCCCTACCGTGAGGTGCGCGAGGCCAGGATCGGCGGCCGGCACGAGATCCCGCTGCTGGAAGACCTGCTCGGCACCTGGCCGGACGTACGCTTCAACATCGACGTCAAGGAGAGCGCCGCGATCGCGCCGCTGGCCCAGGCGATCCGACGCACCCGCGCGTACGACCGGGTGTGCCTGACCTCGTTCTCCGACGCGCGGCTGGCCCGGGCCCGGCGGGCGATCGACCGGGAGGTCTGCTTCTCGCTCGGCCCGCGCGGCCTGGCCGCCCTGCGTACGGCCGCGATGGGAGGCGGGTACGGCCGGCTGCTGTCCGGGCTCGCCCGGGCGGGCGTGCCGTGTGCGCAGGCGCCGATCGGGTTCCGCGGCCTGCGGGTGACCACCCGCGCCCTCGTGCGCACCGCGCACGCGATCGGGATGCAGGTGCACGTGTGGACGGTGAACGACCCGGTGACCATGGCCCACCTGCTCGATCTCGGCGTCGACGGGATCATGACGGACAACATCAGCGGCCTGCGCGACGTGCTCAAGTCGCGCGGGCAGTGGCACCCCCGCCCGGCTGAGCCGTGA
- a CDS encoding acyl carrier protein, with translation MSAASAPMSPDALRRWLIERVAAYLGLPPADIDPTVKLRTYGLDSVHALGLCVDVEETVGVLVEPTMPWDHPTIDDMTAHLADLLPEDRTVQAPPDPE, from the coding sequence ATGAGCGCCGCCTCCGCTCCGATGTCCCCCGATGCCCTGCGCCGATGGCTGATCGAGCGGGTGGCCGCCTATCTCGGCCTGCCGCCCGCCGATATCGACCCGACGGTGAAGCTCCGCACGTACGGCCTGGACTCGGTCCACGCGCTCGGCCTGTGCGTCGACGTGGAGGAGACGGTCGGCGTGCTGGTCGAGCCGACCATGCCCTGGGACCACCCGACGATCGACGACATGACCGCCCATCTGGCCGATCTCCTGCCGGAAGATCGAACCGTACAGGCCCCGCCGGACCCGGAGTGA
- a CDS encoding fatty acyl-AMP ligase, translating to MTDFVTHVRNRVSDDREFVFVRDDGGTDRLTFTELDRRARATAVWLAAHGLTDEPVLLLYPAGLDFTVAFLGCLYARVPAIPAPLPDVGAPHANRVRTLMRDAGARLVLTDHAHASGLSDLSARVPDTAPADPDAWAPPAMSAGTLAYLQYTSGSTSDPRGVEVSHGNLLHNLELFRLLARRPLRRLAGWLPHYHDMGLVGLQLQALHAGADLVFMSPGAFVARPVRWLELITRYGADWTVSPDFGYAWCTRRITDEQLAGLDLSTLAMAISGAEPIRAATLAAFERRFAPAGFRPATWNPGYGLAECTLMVTCVPQGQGVTVRRFDPAALERHRAVPAPEGTPLVACGPVSGLDLRIVDPDGLRPLADGEIGEIWVCGPSVALGYRGRPAETRATFHAGFHSGDGRWLRTGDLGFLLDGQLYVTGRIKDVIIVNGRNLYPQDLEEAAARANPAAGRSAAFGVRRHDGGEHVVLVQEMRRGQPGDLGEAADRIMDRVTREFGIPLSLLLVPRGAVRQTTSGKLRRRHMRELFLSGRLTPLHAELEPAVNDLLETVA from the coding sequence ATGACCGATTTCGTGACACACGTACGGAACCGCGTCAGCGACGATCGGGAGTTCGTCTTCGTGCGGGACGACGGCGGCACGGACCGGCTCACCTTCACCGAGCTGGACCGGCGGGCGCGCGCCACCGCCGTGTGGCTCGCCGCACACGGCCTGACCGACGAGCCGGTGCTGCTGCTCTACCCGGCGGGGCTCGACTTCACGGTGGCGTTCCTCGGCTGTCTGTACGCCCGGGTGCCGGCGATCCCCGCTCCCCTGCCGGACGTGGGCGCACCCCATGCGAACCGCGTACGGACGCTGATGCGGGACGCCGGCGCGCGGCTGGTCCTGACCGATCACGCGCACGCGTCCGGGTTGTCCGATCTTTCGGCCCGCGTGCCCGACACCGCCCCCGCCGATCCGGACGCCTGGGCCCCGCCGGCCATGTCCGCAGGAACCCTCGCCTACCTGCAGTACACCTCCGGCTCGACCAGCGACCCGCGCGGCGTCGAGGTCTCGCACGGCAACCTGCTGCACAACCTGGAGCTGTTCCGGCTGCTGGCCCGCAGGCCGTTGCGGCGGCTGGCCGGGTGGCTGCCGCACTACCACGACATGGGCCTGGTCGGCCTCCAGCTCCAGGCGCTCCACGCGGGCGCCGACCTGGTGTTCATGTCGCCCGGCGCGTTCGTCGCGCGGCCGGTGCGCTGGCTGGAGCTGATCACCCGGTACGGCGCGGACTGGACCGTGTCGCCGGACTTCGGGTACGCCTGGTGCACCCGAAGGATCACCGACGAGCAGCTCGCCGGGCTCGACCTGTCCACGCTGGCGATGGCCATCAGCGGAGCCGAGCCGATCCGGGCCGCCACGCTCGCCGCGTTCGAGCGGCGGTTCGCACCGGCGGGCTTCCGGCCGGCCACCTGGAATCCCGGCTACGGCCTGGCCGAGTGCACCCTGATGGTCACCTGCGTGCCGCAGGGGCAGGGCGTGACCGTACGGCGGTTCGATCCCGCCGCGCTGGAACGGCACCGGGCGGTCCCGGCGCCCGAGGGGACGCCCCTGGTCGCCTGCGGGCCGGTCTCCGGGCTCGACCTGCGGATCGTCGATCCGGACGGCCTCCGGCCCCTCGCCGACGGCGAGATCGGGGAGATCTGGGTCTGCGGCCCCAGCGTCGCCCTCGGCTACCGGGGCCGCCCGGCGGAGACCCGCGCGACCTTCCACGCAGGCTTCCACTCGGGCGACGGCCGCTGGCTGCGCACCGGCGACCTGGGGTTCCTGCTCGACGGCCAGCTCTACGTGACCGGGCGGATCAAGGATGTGATCATCGTCAACGGCCGCAACCTCTACCCGCAGGACCTGGAGGAGGCCGCCGCACGGGCCAACCCGGCCGCGGGCCGCAGCGCCGCCTTCGGCGTACGACGCCACGACGGCGGGGAACACGTCGTCCTGGTCCAGGAGATGCGGCGGGGACAGCCGGGCGACCTCGGCGAAGCGGCCGACCGGATCATGGATCGGGTGACGCGGGAGTTCGGCATCCCGCTGAGCCTGCTGCTGGTGCCTCGTGGCGCGGTGCGGCAGACCACCAGCGGCAAGCTCCGCCGCCGGCACATGCGGGAGCTGTTCCTCAGCGGCCGCCTCACCCCGCTGCACGCCGAACTCGAACCCGCGGTCAACGACCTGCTTGAGACCGTCGCATGA
- a CDS encoding SDR family oxidoreductase: MRVHVIDGANGFVASHLIGTLLARGEEVIALARASAEVVRRRVADALRCLGLDESPAGRLRVRGLALDEPDLGLPVTEVFAEPCVYWHVAALVTFFPRREEELLDVNVAGSANALATYERHARPGSRYILVGTAYQCGLDTEGPVPEDWPSQAPPDRFRNFYEYSKRQAEIALARSRSVREGAALVARLGVMVGHSRTGRALTDYGLYDFLRVIAFFARRTPGERVRLPCHPDANLHLTPVDTTVSRLVALAAADRPSPISHVVNGATVRVRDLFEVINARLPIELVAATTEEIRDRPFGRFEAVVNMRAKYTATYFRHHYDFAWRHAMAPPAVTPATLDRLVSWYVREGLPE; encoded by the coding sequence GTGCGGGTTCACGTGATCGACGGGGCCAACGGCTTCGTGGCCTCTCATCTCATCGGCACACTGCTGGCCCGGGGCGAGGAGGTGATCGCCCTCGCTCGCGCGTCCGCCGAGGTGGTGCGCCGCCGGGTCGCGGACGCGCTGCGCTGCCTCGGCCTCGACGAGTCCCCGGCGGGACGCCTGCGGGTGCGCGGGCTGGCGCTGGACGAGCCGGACCTCGGCCTCCCGGTCACCGAGGTCTTCGCCGAGCCCTGCGTCTACTGGCACGTCGCCGCGCTCGTCACCTTCTTCCCACGCCGCGAGGAGGAGCTCCTGGACGTGAACGTCGCGGGATCGGCCAACGCGCTGGCCACGTACGAGCGGCACGCCCGGCCCGGCTCGCGCTACATCCTCGTCGGGACGGCCTACCAGTGCGGGCTCGACACCGAGGGCCCCGTGCCCGAGGACTGGCCGTCGCAGGCCCCGCCGGACCGGTTCCGGAACTTCTACGAATACTCCAAACGGCAGGCGGAGATCGCGCTGGCCCGGTCGCGGTCCGTCCGCGAGGGCGCCGCCCTGGTGGCCCGGCTGGGCGTGATGGTCGGGCACTCCCGCACCGGGCGGGCGCTGACCGACTACGGCCTGTACGACTTCCTCCGGGTGATCGCCTTCTTCGCCCGGCGCACGCCGGGGGAACGGGTCCGCCTGCCCTGCCACCCGGACGCCAACCTCCATCTGACCCCCGTCGACACGACGGTCTCCCGGCTGGTCGCGCTCGCCGCCGCCGACCGGCCGTCCCCGATCTCCCACGTGGTGAACGGAGCCACCGTGCGGGTGCGCGACCTGTTCGAGGTGATCAACGCCCGCCTGCCGATCGAACTGGTCGCCGCCACAACCGAAGAGATCCGCGACAGGCCGTTCGGCCGGTTCGAGGCGGTGGTCAACATGCGGGCCAAATACACCGCGACCTACTTCCGGCACCACTACGACTTCGCGTGGCGGCACGCGATGGCCCCACCCGCCGTCACTCCCGCGACCCTCGACCGGCTCGTCTCCTGGTACGTACGGGAGGGACTGCCCGAATGA
- a CDS encoding EF-hand domain-containing protein produces the protein MLNDLQQRKLAHLFTLLDVDDDGTVDKMDYTASADRLVNAFGFAPGSTESRRVRERYARLWDEVTLPMDADGDERVELKEFTAGFYRFVTQPGTGYHTHIAPVADAFYDLMDTDGDGRITRIEYLRMAESAFRLSEANAAVAFERLDLDGNGSLSRQELHVANEQFFRSPDPESRGNWLFGPLPALG, from the coding sequence ATGCTCAACGACCTGCAGCAGCGCAAGCTGGCTCATCTGTTCACGCTTCTGGACGTGGACGACGACGGGACCGTCGACAAGATGGACTACACCGCCTCGGCCGACCGGCTGGTGAACGCGTTCGGGTTCGCACCGGGCTCCACGGAGTCGCGGCGGGTCCGGGAGCGGTACGCGAGGCTGTGGGACGAGGTGACCCTGCCCATGGACGCCGACGGGGACGAGCGCGTCGAGCTGAAGGAGTTCACGGCCGGGTTCTACCGGTTCGTCACCCAGCCCGGCACGGGCTACCACACCCATATCGCGCCGGTCGCCGACGCCTTCTACGACCTGATGGACACCGACGGGGACGGGCGGATCACCCGGATCGAATACCTGCGGATGGCCGAGAGCGCCTTCCGCCTGTCGGAGGCGAACGCCGCCGTCGCGTTCGAGCGTCTCGACCTCGACGGCAACGGCTCACTGAGCCGGCAGGAGCTGCACGTGGCCAACGAGCAGTTCTTCCGCAGCCCCGACCCGGAATCTCGCGGCAACTGGCTGTTCGGCCCGCTCCCCGCGCTGGGCTGA
- a CDS encoding RNA methyltransferase, with protein sequence MSTPNPRRQLKPTDVKRLNRTWRRNTEGRLALILESVTGPFNIGSIFRTAAAFGVETIWLAGNATPPSNPKAQKTALGTDRLVEWHEPVPVAEAVRAAREDGFRVVAVELTGDAVPLHEAKLGGDVCLVLGSEDHGCSPACLEAADSVAYIPQVGRVGSVNVAVAAAISMAEARRQEWASAAG encoded by the coding sequence ATGAGCACTCCCAACCCGCGCAGGCAGCTCAAGCCGACCGACGTCAAACGGCTCAACCGCACCTGGCGCCGCAACACCGAGGGCCGTCTCGCGCTGATCCTCGAATCGGTGACCGGTCCGTTCAACATCGGATCGATCTTCCGTACGGCCGCCGCCTTCGGCGTGGAGACGATCTGGCTGGCCGGCAACGCCACCCCGCCCTCCAATCCCAAGGCGCAGAAGACCGCGCTCGGCACCGACCGGCTGGTCGAGTGGCACGAGCCGGTCCCGGTCGCCGAGGCCGTACGCGCCGCCAGGGAGGACGGCTTCCGGGTGGTCGCGGTCGAGCTGACCGGCGACGCCGTTCCCCTGCACGAGGCCAAGCTCGGCGGCGACGTCTGCCTGGTGCTCGGCAGCGAGGACCACGGCTGCTCCCCCGCCTGCCTGGAGGCGGCAGACTCGGTGGCCTACATCCCGCAGGTCGGCAGGGTCGGCTCGGTCAACGTGGCGGTCGCCGCGGCCATCTCGATGGCGGAGGCCCGGCGGCAGGAGTGGGCGTCGGCGGCCGGATAG
- a CDS encoding class I SAM-dependent methyltransferase codes for MAHYFEESPQAASRPGSVALVLPDLHLRLETDRGVFSPERVDPGTRVLLETVPPPPAEGDLLDLGCGYGPIALTMASRAPKATVWAVDVNRRSVELCARNAASAGLDKVRSVHADEMPEDVRFRAIWSNPAIRIGKAALHEMLTRWLDRLTPDGSAYLVVQKHLGSDSLQRWLGDRGWPTSRLASRSAYRVLRVDARTAEIQER; via the coding sequence GTGGCCCATTACTTCGAGGAGAGTCCCCAGGCGGCCAGCCGGCCCGGTTCGGTCGCGCTGGTCCTCCCGGATCTGCACCTGCGGCTGGAGACCGACCGCGGGGTGTTCTCCCCCGAACGCGTCGACCCGGGGACGCGGGTGCTGCTGGAGACCGTCCCGCCGCCCCCGGCCGAGGGCGACCTGCTCGACCTCGGCTGCGGCTACGGGCCCATCGCGCTGACGATGGCCTCACGGGCGCCGAAGGCCACGGTGTGGGCCGTCGACGTGAACCGGCGTTCGGTGGAGCTGTGCGCGCGGAACGCCGCGAGCGCCGGCCTTGACAAAGTAAGGTCGGTGCATGCTGACGAGATGCCCGAGGACGTCAGGTTCCGGGCCATCTGGTCGAATCCTGCCATCCGGATCGGCAAGGCCGCGCTCCACGAGATGCTGACCCGGTGGCTCGACCGGCTCACCCCCGACGGCAGCGCCTATCTGGTCGTGCAGAAACACCTCGGCTCCGACTCCCTGCAGCGCTGGCTGGGCGACCGGGGCTGGCCCACGTCCCGGCTGGCCTCCCGGTCGGCCTACCGCGTCCTGCGGGTCGACGCCCGCACCGCAGAAATTCAGGAGCGATGA